A region of the Caballeronia sp. TF1N1 genome:
CACGCGCTTGGTGTCGCCATCCTGCAGCGATGCGCGTTGCGACAGGAACAGCACGCCGTACTGATAACCCCGCACGATGCCGCGCACGGCGCCCACGCACTGACCTTGCGCGGTGTTGTCGCCCTTCTGGGCGCATTGCTGCGCGAGCGAATAAGCAGTGAAGCTCTGGTCGATGGCGGGAGGCGCCGCCGTCTGCGCGTGAGCGGCGGCCGAACCGGAGGAACAAGCTGCGACGAGAGCAAGCGAGAGAGTGGGTTTCATCGATTGAATCCTCGTTGTTTTGAGAGTGAACCGATGAGAGGCGCAAACACGCACTTTGGTTCCGGGCGCGCGGCGCTTAAGTCACCTTTTCGGGACTTTGCAGTGCGCGCAACTCCTCGACCGGAATATGACAGTGAATGGCATGACCGTGCCCCGCATCGCGGCAAGGCGGAGCCTCGCGTTCGCAGATGTCGCCGATCTTGCGCGGACAGCGCGTGTGGAACACGCATCCCGAAGGCGGATTCGCCGCGCTTGGCAACTCGCCCGACAAGCGAATGCGCTCGTTTTGCACGGGCGCGCTTTCGAGCGCGGGCACCGACGAGAGCAATGCTTCGGTGTACGGATGCTGCGGCCCCGTGAAGACATCCGCCGCGCGGCCGATCTCCATGATGCGCCCGAGATACAGCACCGCAATCCGATCCGACAAATAGCGCACGACGTGCAGATCGTGCGAGATGAACACGTAGCTCACGCGCCGTTCGCGCTGCAAGTCCGCCAGCAGATTGAGGATGGCGGCCTGCACGGAGACATCGAGCGCGGAAGTCGGCTCGTCGCAGACGACGACGCGCGGATCGCCCGCAAAAGCACGCGCGATCGCCACGCGTTGCTTCAACCCGCCCGACAACTGGCGCGTGCGCGAGCCGAGATAGCGCTCCGGCAGACGCACGGCTTCGGTCAGCGATTGCAGGCGCTTTTCCTTCGCTTCGCCACGCAGCGACGCGAGTTTCGACAGCGAACGCGCAATCAGCCGGCGCACCGAATGCGCGCGATTGAGCGCCGAATCCGGGTTCTGAAACACGATCTGCAGCGACTTCACCTGCTCGTCGCTGCGCCGCGTGACGCGTTCGGGCAGATGCTGGCCGTCGAGTTCGAGCGTCGCGCCCTTGTCCGGCGAGACGAGGCCCAGCAGCAGCTTGGCGAGCGTGGTCTTGCCGCTGCCCGATTCGCCGACGAGTCCGAGTGTTTCGCCTTGCACGAGGTCGAGCGAGACATCGTGAACGGCACGCACTTCTTCATCGCCGACATGGAAGGTTTTGGACAGGTTGCGTGCGGTGAGCGCGAGCGTCGGTTGCGCTCGATGATCGAGTGGAGGCGCGGCGGGCGTTTCGTCGGTCGAACGCGGCAGCGTTTCCGCGCGTTCGTGATAGTGACAGCGCGCCATCTGATCGCCGTGCGCCGCACTCATCCGATATGGGGGCGGCGCTTCCTTGAGACACCGTTCGTCGGCGAGCTTGCAGCGCGCGGCGAAGATGCACCCTTGCGTCACCGATCCCGGCAGCGGCAACGAACCGGGAATGGTGTCGAGCCGGCCGTTTTCCTTGCTGCGGCCACTCGTCGGCAGACAGCGCAACAGGCCCACGGTGTATGGATGGCGCGGCTTTGCGAAGACATCGGCGGTTGCGCCTTCCTCGACGAGCTTGCCCGCATACAGCACGCCGACGCGCTCGCACATGCGCCCGATCACTGCGAGATTGTGGCTGATGAACAGCACGGCGGTGCCGAGTTCCTCACGCAATTGCGCAATGAGATCGAGCACTTCAGCTTCGACGGTGGCATCGAGACCGGTGGTGGGTTCATCGAGAATCAGCAGTTCGGGATTGCAGGCAAGCGCCATGGCGATCACCACGCGCTGCTGCATGCCGCCCGACAGTTGATGCGGGTAACTTTCCATCACCCGTTCGGGCGATGCAATACGCACACGCCGCAGCATCTCCACCGTGCGCTCGAGCGCATCGCTTTCAGAAGCGCCCGAAGCCTCGAAGGCTTCGGACACTTGCCGCGCGACGGTCAGCGACGGATTCAACGCGCGCCCCGGGTCCTGATAGACCATGGAGAC
Encoded here:
- a CDS encoding ABC transporter ATP-binding protein encodes the protein MNGPPPSAFPTFGAAKGEATDALTVVGLTVAYRSRGREREVLQDVSLRVRRGEAYGLVGESGCGKSTAALAVLRYLPKNGRVKSGRISIAGRDVSALSADALREMRADAVSMVYQDPGRALNPSLTVARQVSEAFEASGASESDALERTVEMLRRVRIASPERVMESYPHQLSGGMQQRVVIAMALACNPELLILDEPTTGLDATVEAEVLDLIAQLREELGTAVLFISHNLAVIGRMCERVGVLYAGKLVEEGATADVFAKPRHPYTVGLLRCLPTSGRSKENGRLDTIPGSLPLPGSVTQGCIFAARCKLADERCLKEAPPPYRMSAAHGDQMARCHYHERAETLPRSTDETPAAPPLDHRAQPTLALTARNLSKTFHVGDEEVRAVHDVSLDLVQGETLGLVGESGSGKTTLAKLLLGLVSPDKGATLELDGQHLPERVTRRSDEQVKSLQIVFQNPDSALNRAHSVRRLIARSLSKLASLRGEAKEKRLQSLTEAVRLPERYLGSRTRQLSGGLKQRVAIARAFAGDPRVVVCDEPTSALDVSVQAAILNLLADLQRERRVSYVFISHDLHVVRYLSDRIAVLYLGRIMEIGRAADVFTGPQHPYTEALLSSVPALESAPVQNERIRLSGELPSAANPPSGCVFHTRCPRKIGDICEREAPPCRDAGHGHAIHCHIPVEELRALQSPEKVT